One genomic region from Streptomyces sp. NBC_00457 encodes:
- a CDS encoding enoyl-CoA hydratase-related protein: protein MRNLKVERHGRVVTVRLHRPRVLNALNTELLTELLDTLRPLDADPEVGCFVVTGSESVFAAGADIKEMAGKSAAEMAAEDYFAAWEEFADLRTPKIAAVNGHALGGGCELAMMCDVVIAGESAVFGQPEIKLGVIPGIGGTQRLTRLVGKATAMDLILTGRTMDAREAGRCGLVSRVVSDDQVLPEALEAAAAIASYGRAAVTAARECVNQAMETGLRDGIRFERRVFHALFATVDQKEGMSAFLEKRAPHFTGR, encoded by the coding sequence ATGAGAAACCTGAAAGTCGAACGGCACGGCCGAGTGGTGACCGTCCGACTGCACCGGCCGCGCGTGCTCAACGCACTGAACACCGAGCTGCTGACCGAACTCCTCGACACCCTGCGCCCCTTGGACGCGGACCCCGAGGTCGGCTGCTTCGTGGTCACCGGCTCGGAGAGCGTGTTCGCCGCCGGCGCCGACATCAAGGAGATGGCGGGGAAGTCGGCCGCGGAGATGGCGGCGGAGGACTACTTCGCGGCGTGGGAGGAGTTCGCCGACCTCCGTACGCCGAAGATCGCCGCCGTCAACGGGCATGCCCTGGGCGGTGGTTGTGAGCTGGCGATGATGTGCGACGTCGTCATCGCGGGCGAGTCGGCGGTGTTCGGCCAGCCGGAGATCAAGCTCGGGGTGATCCCGGGCATCGGCGGCACCCAGCGGCTGACCCGGCTGGTCGGCAAGGCCACGGCGATGGACCTGATCCTCACCGGTCGCACCATGGACGCACGGGAGGCTGGACGCTGCGGTCTCGTCTCCCGCGTCGTTTCCGACGACCAGGTCCTGCCGGAGGCCCTCGAAGCGGCAGCGGCCATCGCCTCGTACGGCCGCGCGGCGGTCACCGCGGCCCGCGAATGCGTGAACCAGGCCATGGAAACCGGCCTGCGCGACGGCATCCGCTTCGAACGCCGGGTGTTCCACGCCCTGTTCGCGACCGTGGACCAGAAGGAGGGCATGAGCGCGTTCCTGGAGAAACGCGCCCCGCACTTCACCGGGCGCTAG
- a CDS encoding amino acid adenylation domain-containing protein, with the protein MPLRHLTPRDQHLFRQYGRGPTVPVPDPLVHRAVERHAAATPHAVAAEHQGALITYGELDRQADALAARLAREGVRPGDRVGLFVRRSLPMLVGLLGILKAGAAYVPQDIALAPPAQLAHVVRTASTRVVLTVAEHAARIPRGPRVIALDTPLPPAAFPRPHTSPDDGCYVLFTSGTTGRPNGVKVTHRNVANILLTAPGDLGIRPGDRVAQLLNIAFDMAAWEILGCLAHGGTLVIRGKDIAAAARTADVLIATPTVLSGIDPAACPRVRTVAVAGEPCPRPLADAWAARAAFHNCCGPTETTIVNTMRRHDPADPLLTIGRPTPNNTVYVLDAARRPLPIGEIGEMWAGGDCVSAGYLGDDRLNAERYAPDPFLGGGRRMFRTRDLGRWTSDGELEHLGRTDDQVKVRGFRVELDSVSSVLESVPGCRRAVTLKRDARTLVSFVCPADVDPGTARGAVADALPYYCVPDEVLPLPVLPETDRGKIDKTALLRMAEERMAVAR; encoded by the coding sequence ATGCCCCTGCGCCATTTGACCCCTCGTGACCAGCACCTTTTCCGGCAATACGGTCGTGGTCCCACAGTTCCCGTCCCGGACCCCCTCGTCCACCGCGCCGTCGAACGGCATGCCGCGGCCACCCCGCACGCCGTCGCCGCCGAACATCAGGGCGCGCTGATCACCTACGGCGAGCTGGACCGCCAGGCCGACGCGCTCGCCGCCCGCCTGGCCCGCGAGGGCGTACGGCCCGGCGACCGCGTCGGCCTCTTCGTACGCCGCTCCCTCCCGATGCTCGTCGGCCTGCTCGGCATCCTGAAGGCGGGCGCCGCCTACGTCCCCCAGGACATCGCTCTCGCGCCCCCCGCCCAGCTCGCCCACGTCGTCCGCACCGCCAGCACCCGCGTCGTCCTCACCGTCGCGGAACACGCGGCCCGCATTCCGCGGGGCCCGCGCGTGATCGCCCTGGACACACCCCTGCCCCCTGCGGCCTTCCCCCGCCCGCACACCAGCCCCGACGACGGCTGCTACGTCCTGTTCACCTCCGGTACCACCGGCCGCCCCAACGGCGTGAAGGTCACCCACCGCAACGTCGCCAACATCCTCCTCACCGCCCCCGGCGACCTGGGCATCCGCCCCGGCGACCGGGTAGCCCAACTCCTCAACATCGCCTTCGACATGGCCGCCTGGGAGATCCTCGGCTGCCTCGCCCACGGCGGCACCCTCGTGATCCGCGGCAAGGACATCGCGGCGGCGGCCCGTACGGCCGACGTCCTGATCGCCACGCCGACCGTCCTGTCCGGCATCGACCCGGCAGCCTGCCCTCGCGTCCGCACGGTCGCGGTGGCGGGCGAACCCTGCCCGCGTCCGCTCGCCGACGCCTGGGCCGCCCGCGCCGCCTTCCACAACTGCTGCGGCCCCACCGAGACGACCATCGTCAACACGATGCGCCGCCACGACCCGGCCGACCCACTCCTCACCATCGGCCGGCCCACCCCCAACAACACGGTCTACGTCCTCGACGCCGCCCGCCGTCCGCTGCCCATCGGCGAGATCGGCGAGATGTGGGCGGGCGGTGACTGCGTCTCAGCGGGATACCTCGGCGACGACCGGCTCAACGCCGAGAGATACGCCCCCGACCCCTTCCTCGGCGGTGGTCGCCGTATGTTCCGCACCCGCGACCTCGGCCGCTGGACCTCGGACGGCGAACTGGAACACCTCGGCCGCACCGACGACCAGGTCAAGGTGCGCGGCTTCCGCGTCGAGCTCGACTCGGTGTCCTCGGTGCTGGAGTCGGTGCCGGGCTGCCGGCGCGCGGTGACCCTGAAGCGGGACGCCCGCACGCTGGTCTCCTTCGTCTGCCCCGCCGACGTCGACCCGGGCACCGCCCGCGGCGCTGTCGCCGACGCCCTGCCGTACTACTGCGTGCCTGACGAGGTCCTGCCCCTGCCCGTCCTCCCCGAGACCGACCGCGGCAAGATCGACAAAACGGCGCTGCTGCGGATGGCCGAAGAGCGGATGGCGGTGGCCCGATGA
- a CDS encoding SanA/YdcF family protein: MLGCVLALLPATWMYVVAGDRLRTTADVPRTEVAVVFGAGLWDGEPSPYLAHRLDAAAELYREGRIEVVLVTGDNSREDYDEPDAMRTYLTRRGVPDARIVSDYAGFDTWDSCVRAKKIFGVDRAVLISQGFHIRRAVALCDEAGVSSYGVGVDDVHDATWYYGGVRELIAAGKAAVDAVFEPDPRFLGPREPGVARALASAR; this comes from the coding sequence TGGATGTACGTGGTGGCCGGCGACCGGCTGCGGACCACGGCGGACGTGCCCCGCACCGAGGTCGCGGTCGTGTTCGGCGCGGGTCTGTGGGACGGCGAGCCGTCGCCGTATCTCGCGCACCGGCTCGACGCGGCGGCCGAGCTGTACCGCGAGGGCCGTATCGAGGTCGTCCTCGTCACCGGCGACAACAGCCGCGAGGACTATGACGAGCCCGACGCGATGCGCACCTATCTGACCCGGCGGGGCGTGCCGGACGCGCGCATAGTGAGTGACTACGCGGGGTTCGACACCTGGGACTCCTGTGTCCGCGCGAAGAAGATCTTCGGGGTGGACCGGGCCGTGCTGATCAGTCAGGGCTTCCATATCCGGCGCGCGGTCGCGCTGTGCGATGAGGCGGGGGTGTCGTCGTACGGCGTCGGGGTGGACGACGTGCACGACGCGACCTGGTACTACGGCGGCGTCCGGGAGCTGATCGCCGCGGGGAAGGCCGCCGTGGACGCCGTGTTCGAGCCGGACCCCCGGTTCCTCGGACCGCGGGAACCGGGGGTGGCTCGGGCGCTCGCTAGCGCCCGGTGA